From Panicum hallii strain FIL2 chromosome 2, PHallii_v3.1, whole genome shotgun sequence, a single genomic window includes:
- the LOC112881269 gene encoding uncharacterized protein LOC112881269 — protein MWPIWGDWSSVHQVARIFSPKNSAPSEVRWAENCCGPNGHWPVDAVQQDSLLRGLVFENFDCHQPPSAAVVLSEQVSNGAAITLTGDPRFPNGLPDPAPLSPADMASPALTDDLLSDIFLHLPEPADLVRTSAACVPFRRLVTDRAFLRRFRALHPAPLLGFLDHNGFHPALPPHASAPAARAVSLAADFSFSFLPSSSTGRGWVVRDLRDGRVLLDRAPEDGGGDERSVFTEIAVCDPLHRRCVLLPAIPDDLAAAVDQPLRVEFDRWCEPFLDPSGRGDPEDETSFGVILMVQCNAKLVAFAFSSSSGQWRAPASLSWSDLMSGVGVSSRSPAFSGRQYARGCFYWVMDWRDKLLVLDTRRMEFSIADLPPGCHRRQIAIVEAGEGRVGMFALRDHAADGAVSLFYTVKQDDADGSSHWQMEKTIPLDPEFRHYIRGAMERYILLLRFPEHLSSAGVHVSSSAETEDLECFSMDVRTFQLERVCQLKHHILRAYIYTNFPPLLSPQSI, from the coding sequence ATGTGGCCCATTTGGGGTGATTGGTCGTCCGTACACCAGGTAGCCCGTATTTTCAGCCCGAAAAATTCGGCGCCGAGCGAGGTCAGGTGGGCCGAGAATTGCTGTGGTCCAAATGGCCATTGGCCCGTTGACGCAGTCCAGCAGGACTCGCTCCTTCGCGGTCTGGTCTTCGAAAATTTTGACTGCCACCAACCACCGAGCGCCGCCGTTGTCCTTTCAGAGCAAGTGAGCAACGGAGCAGCCATCACGTTGACCGGCGATCCCAGATTCCCCAACGGCCTCCCAGACCCTGCTCCCCTCTCTCCCGCCGACATGGCCTCGCCGGCGCTCACCGACGACCTCCTGTCGGACATCTTCCTCCATCTCCCGGAGCCGGCCGACCTCGTCCGCACCTCGGCCGCCTGCGTCCCCTTCCGCCGCCTGGTCACGGACCGCGCGTTCCTCCGCCGGTTCCGCGCGCTCCACCCCGCGCCGCTCCTCGGCTTCCTCGACCACAACGGCTTCCACCCGGCGCTCCCGCCCCACGCCTCCGCGCCCGCGGCTCGCGCCGTCTCCCTCGCCGCTGATTTCTCCTTCTCGttcctcccctcctcctccacgggCCGCGGCTGGGTCGTCCGTGACCTCCGCGACGGCCGCGTCCTCCTCGACCGCGCccccgaggacggcggcggagacgaGCGCTCGGTCTTCACGGAGATAGCGGTGTGCGACCCCTTGCACCGGCGGTGCGTCCTGCTCCCCGCGATCCCCGACGACCTGGCCGCCGCGGTCGACCAGCCGCTCCGCGTGGAGTTCGACCGCTGGTGCGAGCCCTTCCTGGATCCCAGCGGCCGCGGCGACCCCGAGGATGAGACGTCGTTCGGGGTGATCTTGATGGTGCAGTGCAACGCCAAGCTGGTCGCCTTCGCCTTCTCCTCCAGCTCCGGGCAGTGGCGAGCCCCCGCGTCGCTGTCCTGGAGCGATCTGATGTCCGGCGTGGGCGTGTCCTCAAGGAGCCCTGCGTTCTCCGGGCGTCAATACGCCCGCGGCTGCTTCTATTGGGTGATGGATTGGAGGGACAAGTTGCTCGTGCTTGACACCAGGAGGATGGAGTTCTCCATTGCTGACCTCCCACCGGGCTGCCATAGGCGACAGATCGCCATTGTGGAGGCAGGGGAAGGCAGGGTCGGTATGTTTGCGCTCCGTGACCACGCTGCAGACGGCGCAGTTAGTCTTTTTTATACTGTAAAGCAAGACGATGCCGATGGTTCCAGCCATTGGCAGATGGAGAAGACAATTCCATTGGATCCTGAGTTCCGGCATTACATCAGGGGTGCAATGGAGAGGTACATACTCCTGCTAAGGTTTCCTGAACATCTGAGCTCAGCAGGAGTGCATGTAAGCTCATCAGCAGAGACGGAAGACTTAGAATGTTTTTCGATGGACGTCAGGACCTTCCAGCTTGAGAGGGTGTGTCAATTGAAGCATCACATTCTACGTGCCTACATATATACCAACTTTCCTCCATTGCTGTCTCCACAGAGTATCTAA
- the LOC112881270 gene encoding uncharacterized protein LOC112881270 — MTSPPHRRILPRLEAPAPPRQPPALNEDLLEDILLRVASPADLVRATATCRSLRRIITNPSFHRRYRSLYPPLLLGILCDGIQPAAAPHPNAPAARSLANAAGFSFECYLPGDRWQRCDVRDGRLLLERLLVDDDSVFFPELAVCDPVYRRFRLLPPIPEELIAYAQVQDNKTRFFEAFLVPSGQEGTSFKVIGRTHCNDELVVFIFSSDSNLWSLGTSTSWADLGLSAAPPNFVLGWPQYEHGCFYWKVNWRNKLLKLDMDRMEFSTVDLPPGNNGREVVIVEPGEGRLGMFSLTRDGTDVHYFTSMKSKGEEAKEWLVENTIPLPCNCNIVGAFEGYIFFLSVETHQGRVEAVCYSLEIKTLKIERVNSMNYLYVHIHAYFGYPPFMSPRKI; from the coding sequence ATGACGTCGCCGCCGCATCGCCGGATCCTCCCCCGCCTCGaagccccggcgccgccccggcAGCCGCCGGCCCTCAACGAAGATCTCCTGGAAGATATCTTGCTCCGGGTCGCCTCCCCCGCCGACCTCGTCCGCGCCACCGCGACGTGCAGATCCTTACGCCGCATCATCACCAATCCGTCCTTCCACCGCCGGTACCGCTCCCTCtacccgccgctcctcctcggtATCCTCTGCGATGGCATCCAGCCCGCCGCGGCCCCCCACCCCAACGCTCCTGCTGCCCGTTCTCTCGCCAACGCCGCTGGTTTCTCCTTCGAGTGCTACCTCCCTGGCGATCGTTGGCAACGCTGCGACGTCCGTGACGGCCGTCTCCTCCTAGAGCGCCTCCTTGTGGACGACGACAGCgtcttcttccccgagctcgCGGTATGCGACCCCGTGTACAGGCGTTTCAGGCTGCTGCCTCCCATACCAGAAGAGCTAATCGCCTATGCCCAGGTCCAGGATAACAAGACCCGCTTTTTCGAGGCCTTCCTTGTGCCATCCGGACAGGAGGGGACATCGTTCAAAGTGATTGGCAGGACACACTGCAATGACGAGCTGGTGGTATTTATCTTCTCCTCAGACTCTAACCTCTGGAGTCTTGGCACATCTACCAGTTGGGCTGATCTAGGCTTGAGCGCAGCACCACCAAACTTCGTTCTGGGTTGGCCGCAGTATGAGCACGGCTGCTTCTACTGGAAAGTGAACTGGAGGAACAAGTTGCTCAAGCTCGACATGGACAGGATGGAGTTCTCCACTGTGGACCTCCCACCAGGCAACAATGGGCGGGAAGTTGTCATTGTGGAGCCAGGGGAAGGCAGGCTTGGGATGTTTAGTCTCACTAGGGATGGCACAGATGTGCATTATTTCACCAGTATGAAAAGTAAGGGTGAGGAGGCCAAAGAGTGGCTGGTGGAGAATACAATCCCTTTGCCATGCAATTGCAACATTGTTGGCGCATTTGAAGGATACATATTCTTCCTAAGTGTTGAAACACACCAAGGCAGAGTGGAGGCAGTGTGTTATTCCCTTGAGATTAAGACGTTGAAGATTGAGAGGGTCAACTCCATGAACTACCTTTATGTTCATATCCATGCTTATTTTGGGTACCCACCATTCATGTCGCCGAGAAAGATATAA